From bacterium, the proteins below share one genomic window:
- a CDS encoding DUF6259 domain-containing protein, translated as MRTWPLCCYALLLAVSAYAVPSLVTPVNEAVTVVHDDTGNWGGHMSYHVTHQNAPPYQAKKLLDLSDVPAALWDQAATVRLSIFLTVHDYSWHELPAVNGLDEAFEVLVNGHSHVIRTDAGAPVYRQNTAPHPDWYDIAIPKSEVTRGVNEIIIHKAPGKVGNPEAKPDDYMYLGIDPVRKRGNSSVTFDGKTWTQEMLTIPGGNGEYMVRLYLVTGQAQVKATWQPGRTPALEDPAKLVLYAGARGVTPGPQGLQLAAGQSARVEWTATAFDTLEALQVAVQAQGAPRLQWLSSEGKALNDPALAGLRAELPAGRPLQPSGLVITAQAQPVTIAGVTLSGSRTIHPQTPPPDIAPPVAATPKVIPLKPQCRVDAQSATLSGGYLRAVFARGEKLTLRSLSNLLTKSEMLGQPEASPLFLVEVSNTRYAGSRDFKLTALKPVPNGFTAALEGPLPGSGSVTPPTTGAVGAVTDRDPTVAPAAPAAPVLRAALTATMTAEGLRLGMNLTNTGGAPVDFKLAFPVIAGVAVSEKPADDYYFFPSGGGIISTLPALIRRGYGDYEAMYQVMDVFSPARGCGLSIRALDDQGWHKVLALRKVTAGQAERNEERLTMNLKPEYKWTNPLEPVEGTSVAYEYERRTRAPLARGAERPGQPGGAGGAARATGLTDAAELQKTASFAPSDALLTVHAGDWHVAMKAYADWAHRVWTFRPFPSRLQGIRDMECPGWGHNILFKDGAYRTDFIKPGYDCVELMSWWEWSPLGPFKTPFDKLDTVLTQAQIKGWQPYFVKDPVTGQMMWNNQPGDYKGYNERFGGLPAFRKAVQTYKDMGALVTLYTDPFRLDSNNEIGGKYGEQWGVVGVDGKKTTAYEVWNPCHNLAEVRQWVAQTMGRVMRETGADGIRLDEYGHRGWGCYDPTHKHTFQEPGITQWNKAVADACEQIHAEMDKVRPDLVLTTEHPGYDYLFRHIEGCITYDLSVVASSLRPLECNLQRFYFLECKAYELDHRGMDVLNRKKFWNTVESFERPFSPAMYNILNENEDVYQGRDNTPLCPTLAPFVYGNRFAGAGKVMVHLYNATGHTFEGEALIVPATLRGAHVIELLTGQELPVVGGKITLYLDRDDVACVAFLPRVLALRPQGQVQIRDAKGGQLVLANAKGENVLTQDARGAAATLDLTKLPADAKPVCLKLLRLGQMVDTVPWQ; from the coding sequence ATGCGCACCTGGCCACTTTGCTGCTACGCCCTCTTGCTGGCCGTCTCTGCCTACGCCGTCCCCTCCCTCGTCACGCCTGTGAACGAGGCCGTGACGGTCGTCCACGACGATACGGGCAACTGGGGCGGGCACATGAGCTACCATGTCACGCACCAGAACGCGCCGCCGTACCAGGCCAAGAAGCTACTGGACCTGTCGGACGTGCCCGCGGCCCTGTGGGACCAGGCCGCGACCGTGCGGCTGTCCATCTTCCTGACAGTTCACGACTACTCCTGGCACGAGCTACCGGCGGTCAACGGCCTGGACGAGGCCTTTGAGGTGCTCGTCAACGGCCACTCCCATGTCATCCGGACGGACGCCGGGGCCCCTGTGTATAGGCAGAATACCGCTCCGCACCCGGACTGGTACGACATCGCCATACCCAAGAGCGAAGTGACCCGCGGCGTCAATGAGATCATCATCCACAAGGCCCCCGGGAAGGTCGGCAACCCGGAGGCCAAGCCCGACGACTACATGTACCTGGGCATTGACCCCGTCCGCAAGCGCGGGAACAGCAGTGTCACCTTCGATGGCAAGACGTGGACCCAGGAGATGCTGACCATCCCGGGCGGCAACGGGGAGTACATGGTGCGCCTGTACCTGGTCACTGGCCAGGCGCAGGTCAAGGCCACCTGGCAGCCCGGCCGCACCCCGGCGCTGGAGGACCCGGCGAAGCTCGTCCTGTATGCGGGGGCCCGGGGCGTCACGCCCGGCCCACAGGGCCTGCAACTCGCCGCGGGGCAATCGGCGCGCGTGGAATGGACCGCCACTGCCTTCGACACGCTCGAGGCCCTGCAGGTCGCCGTCCAGGCCCAGGGCGCGCCCAGACTGCAGTGGCTGTCGTCCGAGGGCAAGGCCCTCAACGATCCGGCCCTCGCCGGCCTGAGGGCGGAGCTTCCCGCCGGCCGCCCCCTGCAGCCCTCCGGACTGGTCATCACCGCCCAGGCCCAGCCGGTCACGATCGCCGGCGTCACGCTCAGCGGCTCGCGCACGATCCACCCGCAGACCCCGCCCCCGGACATCGCTCCGCCCGTCGCCGCCACGCCCAAGGTGATCCCGCTCAAGCCGCAGTGCCGCGTGGACGCGCAGTCGGCGACCCTCAGCGGCGGCTACCTGCGAGCCGTGTTCGCCCGCGGGGAGAAGCTGACGCTGCGGTCGCTGAGCAACCTGCTCACGAAGTCCGAGATGCTGGGCCAGCCGGAGGCGTCGCCGCTCTTCCTGGTTGAGGTCAGCAACACCCGCTATGCCGGCAGCCGGGACTTCAAGCTGACGGCGCTCAAACCGGTGCCGAATGGCTTCACTGCGGCGCTGGAGGGGCCGCTACCGGGGTCGGGGTCGGTGACCCCTCCCACAACGGGCGCAGTGGGAGCGGTCACCGACCGCGACCCCACGGTGGCGCCCGCCGCTCCTGCAGCGCCCGTTCTGCGCGCCGCGCTCACGGCCACGATGACCGCCGAGGGCCTGCGGCTGGGCATGAACCTGACGAACACCGGGGGCGCGCCCGTGGACTTCAAGCTGGCCTTCCCGGTCATCGCCGGGGTGGCCGTCTCTGAGAAGCCCGCGGATGACTACTACTTCTTCCCCTCCGGCGGCGGGATCATCAGCACGCTTCCGGCGCTCATCCGGCGCGGCTATGGCGACTACGAGGCCATGTACCAGGTGATGGACGTCTTCAGTCCGGCTCGCGGCTGCGGGCTGTCCATCCGGGCGCTGGACGACCAGGGCTGGCATAAGGTCCTGGCACTGCGCAAGGTCACCGCGGGCCAGGCCGAGCGCAACGAAGAGCGGCTCACCATGAACCTGAAGCCGGAGTACAAGTGGACCAACCCGCTCGAGCCGGTGGAGGGGACGTCGGTGGCGTATGAGTACGAGCGGCGGACGCGTGCGCCGCTGGCGCGTGGGGCTGAACGTCCCGGGCAGCCCGGCGGCGCGGGCGGGGCCGCCCGCGCTACGGGTCTGACCGATGCAGCGGAACTGCAGAAGACGGCTTCGTTCGCGCCGTCGGATGCTCTGCTCACGGTCCACGCCGGGGACTGGCATGTGGCGATGAAGGCGTACGCGGACTGGGCGCACCGAGTGTGGACCTTCCGGCCGTTCCCCTCGCGCCTCCAGGGCATCCGCGACATGGAGTGTCCGGGCTGGGGCCACAACATCCTGTTCAAGGACGGCGCCTATCGCACCGACTTCATCAAGCCGGGGTATGACTGCGTGGAGCTGATGAGCTGGTGGGAGTGGTCGCCGCTGGGCCCGTTCAAGACGCCCTTTGACAAGCTCGACACGGTGTTGACCCAGGCGCAGATCAAGGGCTGGCAGCCGTACTTCGTCAAGGACCCGGTGACGGGCCAGATGATGTGGAACAACCAGCCGGGCGACTACAAGGGCTACAACGAGCGCTTCGGTGGGCTGCCCGCGTTCCGGAAGGCAGTCCAGACGTACAAGGACATGGGCGCGCTGGTGACGCTGTACACCGACCCGTTCCGTCTGGACAGCAACAACGAAATCGGCGGCAAGTACGGCGAGCAGTGGGGCGTCGTCGGCGTGGATGGCAAGAAGACGACTGCTTACGAGGTCTGGAACCCCTGCCACAACCTGGCGGAGGTGCGCCAGTGGGTGGCACAGACGATGGGCCGGGTCATGCGCGAGACCGGCGCTGACGGCATCCGGCTGGACGAGTACGGCCATCGCGGCTGGGGCTGCTACGACCCGACCCACAAGCACACCTTCCAGGAGCCCGGCATTACCCAGTGGAACAAGGCCGTGGCCGACGCCTGCGAGCAGATCCACGCCGAGATGGACAAGGTGCGGCCCGACCTGGTGCTCACGACCGAACACCCCGGGTATGACTACCTCTTCCGTCATATCGAGGGCTGCATCACGTATGATCTATCGGTGGTCGCCTCATCGCTGCGCCCGTTGGAGTGCAACCTGCAGCGGTTCTACTTCCTCGAGTGCAAGGCCTACGAGCTGGACCATCGCGGCATGGACGTCCTGAACCGCAAGAAGTTCTGGAATACCGTGGAGTCGTTTGAGCGCCCGTTCTCACCAGCCATGTACAACATCCTCAATGAGAACGAAGACGTGTACCAGGGGCGCGACAACACCCCCCTCTGCCCCACTCTCGCGCCCTTCGTCTACGGCAACCGCTTCGCCGGCGCGGGCAAGGTCATGGTCCACCTCTACAACGCCACCGGCCATACGTTCGAGGGCGAGGCGCTCATCGTGCCCGCAACGCTCCGCGGTGCGCACGTCATCGAGCTGCTCACCGGTCAGGAGCTGCCGGTCGTTGGCGGCAAGATCACCCTCTACCTGGACCGGGACGATGTCGCCTGCGTCGCCTTCCTGCCCCGCGTGCTGGCCCTGCGTCCGCAGGGGCAGGTGCAGATCAGGGACGCCAAGGGTGGGCAACTGGTGCTCGCGAATGCGAAGGGTGAGAACGTACTCACCCAGGACGCCAGGGGCGCGGCGGCCACGCTGGACCTGACCAAGCTCCCCGCCGACGCCAAGCCCGTCTGCCTGAAGCTGCTGCGGCTGGGACAGATGGTGGACACGGTGCCGTGGCAGTAG
- a CDS encoding tetratricopeptide repeat protein, whose protein sequence is MSHLPARLVLVVVASFITCTGLCLAQGFDIGKTLTPTFSDIALLPTRLTYYNLHDDSARATYTCCKPSQEEQIRKALAANAAFLERYPRTDYSDDTCMHNARVNSVRKNFRYQVEALEMLIQQFPDSDLADDGAWRLAQCYMGDKDHAAAIEVLNILVTRYPDSAWADDALFALSRELREVDDEPEAVRALRDLAYKYPSSDNCPAALDALAQSYMKEENYAAAIKASIDLIRRYPCADCADDAYMRIAEAHRHEGRNPDAMEAYVKLIDRMRGSSLVNTAMREYNTLLRNSRGSGHRIAGELYEPTEEDTGRAAQDLFDIAMHHQNYREYAAAVQTYREFAGRFPGSDQYDDALFNIGFCYQQMNILFEDLNKAKGPEELFKRQTEFEDATGAYGALPKDKLSAVRSASDAFSVVVDRLPGSPLRDDALYEIAKSFEDSGKAADEAVSYQELVISFPGSDKEFEALYRMLKWYAEPANWDKAQQFYPGLSKAYPGIFPKALTQNKTTFYQLMGAYSRHLNFAWFESFDHHIPYDMTATDLCYDADFNIGALMLSMGETQDALKRLRPLCEMPSNDFCAPAIWLVAQAQERLGRKDAAANLYEKLMTDFDWSGLADDAKMALAQLNAGGADAKRYADLAGQKLGRDLSAFDCYVGQQVVVFAPYTVSAKMREYNMPNIWENAAGLMADWTGETVGDKVLVCVGDGTGAKDKATIEVSAAGIADPPQWSLGLEQLAGCYVTSACSGKLGGLEKTFSSGLARFAAASLQYDLVTETRDAIGSAAAVALPQEEVLRTREQSLAALADYVREQKGPQDVSAEVACGMLFTLLDTRGFSRSKLVDREPFRDLFASLKRDGGGAEGLAGALNSCLGGGCEQLLQQWKLGPARSAMN, encoded by the coding sequence ATGTCACACCTACCGGCAAGACTTGTGCTCGTTGTCGTGGCCTCTTTCATCACCTGTACCGGCCTGTGTCTCGCCCAGGGGTTTGACATCGGCAAGACCCTGACTCCCACCTTCTCAGACATCGCCCTGCTCCCTACTCGTCTCACGTACTACAATCTGCACGATGACTCCGCGCGGGCGACGTACACCTGCTGCAAGCCATCGCAGGAGGAGCAGATCCGCAAGGCGCTGGCGGCGAACGCCGCCTTCCTGGAGCGCTACCCGCGGACCGACTACTCCGACGACACTTGCATGCACAACGCCCGCGTGAACTCGGTGCGCAAGAACTTCCGCTACCAGGTCGAGGCGCTGGAGATGCTCATCCAGCAGTTCCCCGACAGCGACCTGGCCGATGACGGCGCCTGGCGCCTGGCCCAGTGCTACATGGGCGACAAGGACCACGCCGCCGCCATCGAGGTGCTCAACATCCTCGTAACCCGCTACCCCGACAGCGCCTGGGCCGATGACGCCCTGTTTGCTCTCTCGCGGGAGCTACGCGAGGTGGATGACGAGCCCGAGGCGGTGCGGGCACTGCGCGACCTGGCGTACAAGTACCCCTCCAGCGACAACTGCCCTGCGGCTCTGGACGCCCTGGCTCAGAGCTACATGAAGGAGGAGAACTACGCCGCCGCCATCAAGGCCTCGATTGACCTGATCCGCCGGTACCCGTGCGCGGACTGCGCCGATGACGCCTACATGCGGATCGCCGAGGCCCATCGGCACGAGGGCCGCAACCCCGATGCCATGGAGGCCTACGTCAAGCTGATTGACCGCATGAGGGGTAGCTCGCTGGTCAACACGGCGATGCGAGAGTACAACACGCTGCTGCGCAACTCCCGCGGGAGCGGGCACCGCATCGCAGGCGAGCTGTACGAACCCACTGAGGAGGACACCGGGCGAGCCGCCCAGGACCTCTTCGACATCGCCATGCACCACCAGAACTACCGCGAGTACGCTGCGGCTGTTCAGACCTACCGTGAATTCGCCGGCCGCTTCCCCGGCTCCGACCAGTATGACGACGCGCTGTTCAACATCGGTTTCTGCTACCAGCAGATGAACATCCTCTTTGAGGACCTCAACAAGGCGAAGGGCCCCGAGGAGCTGTTCAAGCGGCAGACCGAGTTCGAGGACGCCACCGGCGCCTACGGAGCCCTACCCAAGGACAAGCTCTCGGCCGTCCGCAGCGCCTCCGACGCCTTCTCCGTCGTGGTGGACCGGCTGCCGGGCAGCCCGCTGCGCGACGACGCGCTGTATGAGATCGCGAAGTCCTTCGAGGACTCCGGCAAGGCCGCTGACGAGGCCGTCAGCTACCAGGAGCTGGTCATCAGCTTCCCCGGCAGCGACAAGGAGTTCGAGGCCCTCTACCGGATGCTGAAGTGGTACGCGGAGCCCGCCAACTGGGACAAGGCCCAGCAGTTCTACCCGGGACTGTCCAAGGCGTACCCCGGGATCTTCCCCAAAGCGCTGACACAGAACAAGACCACCTTCTACCAGCTCATGGGGGCCTACTCGCGGCACCTGAACTTCGCATGGTTCGAGTCGTTCGACCACCACATCCCCTATGACATGACGGCCACCGACCTGTGCTACGACGCCGACTTCAACATCGGCGCCTTGATGCTGAGCATGGGTGAGACGCAGGATGCGCTGAAGCGTCTGCGCCCGCTGTGTGAGATGCCCAGCAACGACTTCTGCGCTCCGGCCATCTGGCTGGTGGCGCAGGCCCAGGAGCGGCTGGGCCGCAAGGATGCCGCCGCCAACCTGTATGAGAAGTTGATGACGGACTTCGACTGGAGCGGCCTGGCAGATGACGCCAAGATGGCCCTGGCACAGCTCAACGCCGGCGGCGCGGACGCGAAGCGCTACGCCGACCTCGCCGGCCAGAAACTCGGGCGCGATCTCAGCGCCTTCGACTGCTATGTGGGCCAGCAGGTCGTCGTCTTCGCCCCCTACACCGTGTCGGCGAAGATGCGCGAGTACAACATGCCCAACATCTGGGAGAACGCGGCCGGGCTGATGGCCGACTGGACCGGCGAGACAGTGGGTGACAAGGTCCTGGTCTGCGTCGGCGATGGCACCGGAGCCAAGGACAAGGCCACGATCGAGGTCAGCGCGGCCGGCATCGCCGATCCGCCCCAGTGGTCGCTGGGCCTGGAGCAACTGGCCGGGTGCTACGTGACCAGCGCCTGCAGCGGCAAGCTGGGCGGGCTGGAGAAGACCTTCAGCAGTGGGCTGGCGCGATTCGCCGCCGCGAGTCTGCAGTACGACCTCGTGACCGAGACCCGCGACGCCATCGGCAGCGCCGCCGCCGTGGCCCTGCCGCAGGAGGAAGTGCTCCGCACCCGCGAGCAGTCGCTGGCGGCACTGGCCGACTATGTGCGCGAGCAGAAGGGCCCCCAGGATGTGAGCGCCGAGGTGGCCTGCGGCATGCTGTTCACGCTGCTGGACACGCGCGGCTTCTCGCGCAGCAAGCTCGTGGACCGGGAACCGTTCAGGGACCTGTTCGCCAGCCTCAAGCGCGATGGCGGGGGCGCGGAAGGGCTGGCCGGAGCCCTCAATAGCTGCCTGGGCGGCGGGTGTGAGCAACTGCTGCAGCAGTGGAAGCTCGGGCCGGCTCGGTCGGCGATGAACTGA
- the amrS gene encoding AmmeMemoRadiSam system radical SAM enzyme produces the protein MGAMDRRGFLDTCAKGCMAAGIAPMLSRVPDVPPMAMGAVGNVSNVPARYFKPLENQEIKCLLCPRHCQIRPGERGLCGVRENVDGVYVTKVYGKPAAIHGDPMEKGPFFHFLPATKTLALGTAGCNLTCMYCQSWQFAQRRPEQTDNESLPPDELVAQVRKYGLRSITFTYSEPMVAVEYLADTAKAAHAAGIKMAMHTSASCNPGPLKDICGLMDAVNIDLKSYSRSFYDDVVGCKIDTILENTKLVAGSDVWLELTFLAVPGYNTDPAVFKLMCQWIAITLGDQVPLHISRFFPAYRLRNVPATSTDTLKDLRKIAYDTGLRYVYLGNMAGDPSESTYCPKCGMMVVRRVGYEVSNTGLDLRSGKCTKCGMKIPGQWT, from the coding sequence ATGGGTGCCATGGATCGCCGCGGCTTTCTCGATACCTGCGCGAAGGGGTGTATGGCGGCGGGGATCGCGCCCATGCTGAGCCGCGTGCCCGACGTGCCCCCGATGGCCATGGGCGCTGTCGGCAACGTGTCCAACGTCCCCGCACGCTACTTCAAGCCGCTTGAGAACCAGGAGATCAAGTGCCTGTTGTGTCCCCGGCACTGCCAGATCCGCCCCGGCGAGCGGGGCCTGTGTGGCGTGCGTGAGAACGTGGACGGCGTCTACGTCACCAAGGTCTACGGCAAGCCGGCCGCCATCCATGGCGACCCGATGGAGAAGGGCCCCTTCTTCCATTTCCTCCCCGCCACCAAGACGCTGGCCCTGGGCACCGCCGGGTGCAACCTGACCTGCATGTACTGCCAGAGCTGGCAGTTCGCCCAGCGCCGCCCCGAACAGACCGACAACGAGAGCCTGCCCCCCGACGAGCTGGTGGCCCAGGTGCGTAAGTACGGCCTGCGCAGCATCACCTTCACATACAGCGAGCCGATGGTCGCGGTGGAGTACCTGGCCGACACCGCCAAGGCCGCCCACGCCGCCGGCATCAAGATGGCGATGCACACCTCGGCGAGTTGCAACCCCGGGCCCCTCAAAGACATCTGCGGGCTCATGGACGCGGTCAACATTGACCTGAAGAGCTACTCGCGCAGCTTCTACGACGATGTGGTGGGCTGCAAGATAGACACGATCCTCGAGAACACCAAGCTGGTCGCCGGCAGCGACGTGTGGCTGGAGCTGACTTTCCTGGCGGTGCCGGGCTACAACACCGACCCGGCGGTCTTCAAGCTCATGTGCCAATGGATCGCCATCACGCTCGGCGACCAGGTCCCGCTGCACATCTCCCGCTTCTTCCCGGCCTACCGCCTGCGTAACGTCCCGGCTACCTCGACCGACACGCTGAAGGACCTGCGCAAGATCGCGTACGACACGGGGCTGCGGTACGTCTACCTGGGCAACATGGCGGGCGACCCCAGCGAGAGCACCTACTGCCCCAAGTGTGGCATGATGGTCGTCCGCCGCGTGGGCTACGAGGTCAGTAACACCGGCCTGGACCTGAGAAGCGGCAAGTGCACGAAGTGTGGGATGAAGATACCGGGGCAGTGGACGTAG
- a CDS encoding DUF362 domain-containing protein yields the protein MDRRDFLKTGLVAAGASLGPGLLTPAQAAGGAVVAVAQNAGLEQMEEAVAAEVIRRMTFTAIADAVQAPSVQEAVKQLFKPTDVVALKLNCIAPEISPQPAVVNAVVEALTFAGVDKKNVIIFDKEDRDLTAAGYTCTATGPGPMVYGTVGPTKNPGYEDRFTEQGQTAFCLSKIVTREATAIVNIPVIKQHTFAGMTCALKNHFGSIHNPEDFHYIGGCNPAVADVNLAPALRQKQRLCVVDGIYLQYEGGPSYNAAYVDYYGSIIASRDPVALDTEIIILLDMIRKQHDLPPLGEAIRPPKHVATAASYGLGCGDPAQIRLAVRSV from the coding sequence ATGGACCGCAGGGATTTCCTGAAGACAGGGCTGGTGGCAGCGGGCGCGTCGCTGGGTCCAGGCTTGCTAACCCCGGCGCAGGCCGCCGGCGGCGCGGTCGTGGCCGTGGCGCAGAACGCGGGCCTCGAGCAGATGGAAGAGGCGGTGGCGGCGGAGGTCATCCGCCGCATGACCTTCACGGCCATCGCCGACGCTGTGCAGGCGCCGAGCGTGCAGGAGGCCGTGAAGCAGCTCTTCAAGCCCACCGACGTGGTCGCCCTCAAGCTCAACTGCATCGCGCCGGAGATCTCCCCACAGCCGGCGGTCGTCAACGCCGTCGTCGAAGCCCTGACCTTCGCCGGAGTAGACAAGAAGAACGTCATCATCTTCGACAAAGAGGACCGCGACCTGACCGCCGCCGGCTACACCTGCACCGCCACTGGCCCGGGCCCGATGGTCTACGGCACCGTCGGCCCCACCAAGAACCCGGGCTATGAGGACCGCTTCACCGAGCAGGGCCAGACGGCATTCTGTCTGAGCAAGATTGTCACCCGCGAGGCCACCGCCATCGTCAACATCCCGGTCATCAAGCAGCACACCTTCGCCGGGATGACCTGCGCCCTCAAGAACCACTTTGGCAGCATCCACAACCCGGAGGACTTCCACTACATCGGCGGGTGCAACCCGGCGGTGGCCGATGTGAACCTGGCCCCCGCCCTGCGCCAGAAGCAGCGCCTGTGCGTGGTGGACGGCATCTACCTGCAGTACGAGGGCGGGCCGTCGTACAACGCGGCGTACGTAGACTACTACGGCAGCATCATCGCCTCACGTGACCCGGTGGCGCTGGACACGGAGATCATCATTCTGCTGGACATGATCCGCAAGCAGCACGATCTGCCGCCGCTGGGTGAAGCCATTCGCCCGCCGAAGCATGTCGCGACGGCGGCCTCCTACGGGCTGGGCTGCGGCGACCCGGCGCAGATCAGGCTGGCGGTCCGGAGCGTGTGA
- a CDS encoding macro domain-containing protein: MSKLIAQAEAGAGVIRVLQGDLTLAETDAIVNAANSWLQHGGGVAAAIVRRGGPEIQRESDAAGFVPEGQVAVTGAGTLAARYVIHAVGPRGGDPEGDEKLASTARQALLAAHDLGLTSISFPAISTGIFGFPKERAATILMAAARDYLQHTPTPTVKQIDFVLFDDETTAIFAAAL; the protein is encoded by the coding sequence ATGTCAAAGCTCATCGCGCAGGCCGAAGCCGGCGCCGGCGTCATCCGCGTGCTGCAGGGCGACCTGACGCTGGCCGAGACGGACGCCATCGTCAATGCCGCGAACTCATGGCTGCAGCACGGGGGCGGCGTGGCGGCGGCGATCGTGCGCCGCGGCGGCCCGGAGATCCAGCGCGAGTCCGATGCCGCCGGGTTCGTGCCGGAGGGCCAGGTGGCCGTGACCGGGGCCGGGACGCTCGCCGCCCGCTATGTCATCCACGCCGTCGGCCCCCGCGGCGGCGACCCGGAGGGCGATGAGAAGCTCGCCAGCACAGCCCGACAGGCGCTCCTGGCCGCCCACGACCTGGGCCTGACGAGCATCTCGTTCCCCGCCATCTCGACCGGGATCTTCGGGTTCCCCAAGGAGCGCGCCGCCACGATCCTCATGGCCGCGGCGCGTGACTACCTGCAGCACACCCCCACCCCCACCGTCAAGCAGATAGACTTCGTGCTGTTCGACGACGAGACGACAGCGATCTTCGCCGCGGCGCTGTGA
- a CDS encoding FAD-binding protein, which translates to MTAAHIEIAGLADIPVYTVPNLIIGSGAAGLNCAEHLHELGQDFAIVTDCLGAGTSNNSGSDKQTYYKMGVFGDVPDSPMEFARSLFNGGMCHGDLAYVEALGSLPEFFHLVRNGVEFPCNRYGAYVGYKTDHDPRQRATSAGPKTSMQMVQCSLVRLRQAGAQFFDGYEVIRLLTVGRGLVPRPTAPRVVGALALNRQRLDAPDMGLTVFFADNVVLATGGPGEMYELSVYPPGQIGNHGLALEIGAQANNLSETQFGLASTGFRWNLSGTYQQVIPSYFSDDESGKRYDFLRDYYETPEQIAGAIFLKGYQWPFHAARLQEYGSSLVDIAVHEQRQLGRRVYMDFTHNVAPAEGAAWARVSSRAQRRRREDTPPHAWSLASLPPEARTYLERSGATQETPLGRLLHMNPLAVDLYHEHGVDLREPLEVAVCSQHCNGGLSVDLWWQTTIPHLFAIGEVAGTHGIRPGGSALNSGQVGGMRAAQCIAAHGPKTLDQTELLAVTRDQIAEEISLLKGHLTATTRAPRCADVRREIQQRMTEDAAFVRSPERVQEALDDARKLLRRIRSGMRVAGPEQLPEAVQNHHLCLTHVAFLTAIADLLSRGGGSRGAYMVLDREGNLVVETAQGPRLPHRAENLEMRQEIIEVRLNERGEFEAWPTPVRPLPDDDSWYEATWREWREKRVYD; encoded by the coding sequence ATGACCGCTGCCCACATCGAGATCGCCGGCCTCGCCGACATCCCTGTCTACACCGTCCCGAACCTCATCATTGGGTCCGGCGCCGCCGGTCTCAACTGCGCCGAGCACCTGCACGAACTCGGGCAGGACTTTGCGATCGTGACCGACTGCCTGGGCGCCGGAACCTCCAACAATTCGGGCTCGGACAAGCAGACGTACTACAAGATGGGCGTGTTCGGCGACGTGCCCGACAGCCCGATGGAGTTCGCCCGGTCGCTGTTCAACGGCGGCATGTGCCACGGCGACCTGGCCTATGTCGAGGCCCTCGGGTCGCTGCCGGAGTTCTTCCACCTCGTGCGCAATGGAGTCGAGTTCCCCTGCAACCGCTATGGCGCCTATGTCGGCTACAAGACCGACCACGACCCGCGCCAACGCGCCACGTCGGCCGGACCCAAGACCTCGATGCAGATGGTGCAGTGCTCCCTGGTGCGCCTCCGGCAGGCCGGGGCGCAGTTCTTCGATGGGTACGAGGTGATACGGCTGCTCACTGTAGGGCGGGGGCTTGTACCCCGCCCTACAGCCCCACGCGTCGTCGGCGCGCTGGCCCTGAATCGCCAACGCCTCGACGCGCCGGACATGGGCCTGACGGTCTTCTTCGCCGACAACGTCGTCCTCGCCACGGGCGGGCCGGGCGAGATGTACGAGCTGTCGGTCTACCCACCCGGGCAGATCGGCAACCACGGACTCGCCCTGGAGATCGGGGCTCAGGCCAACAACCTGAGCGAGACACAGTTCGGTCTGGCGTCCACGGGATTCCGGTGGAACCTGTCGGGCACGTACCAGCAAGTCATCCCCAGCTACTTCAGCGACGACGAGAGCGGCAAGCGCTACGACTTCCTCCGTGACTACTACGAGACGCCTGAGCAGATCGCGGGAGCCATCTTCCTGAAGGGCTACCAGTGGCCGTTCCACGCCGCGCGGCTGCAGGAGTACGGCTCGTCGCTGGTGGACATCGCGGTCCACGAGCAGCGCCAGCTCGGGCGGCGGGTGTACATGGACTTCACGCACAACGTCGCGCCGGCAGAGGGCGCCGCGTGGGCGCGTGTGTCCTCACGCGCGCAACGGCGGCGGCGTGAGGACACGCCGCCCCACGCGTGGTCCCTCGCCTCCCTCCCGCCCGAGGCGCGGACGTACCTGGAGCGCTCGGGCGCGACCCAGGAGACCCCCCTGGGCCGCCTGCTGCACATGAACCCCCTCGCGGTGGACCTCTATCACGAGCACGGGGTGGACTTGCGCGAGCCGCTCGAGGTTGCGGTGTGCTCGCAGCACTGCAACGGCGGGCTGAGCGTGGACCTGTGGTGGCAGACGACCATCCCGCACCTGTTCGCGATTGGGGAAGTGGCCGGAACGCACGGCATCCGGCCGGGGGGCAGCGCGCTGAACTCCGGGCAGGTCGGTGGCATGAGAGCCGCGCAGTGCATCGCCGCCCATGGGCCGAAGACACTGGACCAGACGGAGCTGCTCGCCGTCACCCGCGATCAGATTGCCGAGGAGATCAGCCTGCTCAAGGGCCATCTGACGGCCACCACTCGGGCGCCGCGCTGTGCCGACGTGCGCCGCGAGATCCAGCAGCGCATGACCGAGGACGCGGCCTTCGTGCGGTCTCCCGAGCGCGTGCAGGAGGCCCTGGACGATGCCCGCAAGCTGCTCAGGCGTATCCGCTCAGGGATGCGCGTCGCCGGGCCGGAGCAACTCCCGGAGGCCGTGCAGAACCACCACCTGTGCCTGACTCATGTGGCCTTCCTGACGGCCATCGCCGACCTGCTGTCACGCGGCGGGGGCAGCCGCGGGGCGTACATGGTGCTGGACCGCGAGGGGAACCTCGTGGTCGAGACGGCGCAGGGACCGCGCCTGCCCCACCGGGCGGAGAATCTGGAGATGCGCCAGGAGATCATCGAGGTGCGGCTGAACGAACGCGGGGAGTTCGAGGCCTGGCCAACGCCGGTGCGGCCGCTGCCGGACGATGACTCGTGGTATGAGGCAACGTGGCGGGAGTGGCGGGAGAAGCGCGTCTACGACTGA